Genomic DNA from Gimesia aquarii:
CCAGATGAAGAACGCGCCGCCAATCAGGAAGCCTTTATTCAAGATCGCGTGGACATTATTGTTGCGACAATCGCATTTGGCATGGGCATTGATAAACCCAATGTACGCTATGTGATTCATGCTGGTTTACCAAAGTCATTGGAAAATTATCAACAGGAAAGTGGCAGGGCAGGGCGGGACGGTCTGGAGGCAGAATGTGTCTTATTCTATTCCGAGCAGGACACTGTGATCTGGAAATTGATTCTGGAAGACCAACCGGACGAATCGAAGGCCACCGCTTTCCAATCACTGCAAGCCATGCAAAATTACTGCCATGCCTTTGACTGTCGTCACCGGTATCTGATGCAGCACTTCGGACAGGATCTCGAGCAGGATTGTGAAACAGGCTGTGATCTCTGTCGGGGTGATTTCCAAAAAGTAGATGATTCAGTAGAAATCGGTCAGAAAATACTCTCTTCTATTTTTCGACAAGATCAAAATTATGGTGCTGCCTACACGGCCGCTGTCCTGAAAGGGTCGAAAGACAAGAAAGTACTCGCCAACAATCACGATCAGCTCAGCACTTATGGTCTACTGAAAAATGAAAGCCTCTCAACCATTCGTAACTGGTTAAGTCAGTTGGTTTCTCAGAAATTTATTACCAAAACGGCCGAATATCAACAGTTACGAATTACTGACTCGGGCTGGCAGTTGTTGCGTGGGGAATCAACTCTGCAATTGATGCGTCCCGCGCAGGCAAGCAAGTCAGAGAAAACAAAACGTTCTAAAAGTCAATTAGCAGATGCGAACTGGGAAGGCGTCGATAAAAGTCTCTTTGAAAAATTGCGGCAACTTCGAAAACAAATCGCCAGTGAAAAAGGTGTGCAACCTTATATGGTCTTTGGCGACACCACATTGCGAGAACTGGCGCGCGACAAACCCAAAACGATCGCGGAATTCCTGGAAATCTGGGGAGTAGGGCAGAAGAAATGTGACGACTTCGGCCAACAGTTCCTGGAATGTATCTCCAAATAACTGGCTTTAATTGCTGATCCGCTTTTTAAGATCAGCAGGATTCCATCCTGCTGTAATGAGTTTTATCCCTGTAGTTTTATGCGATTTCCGCTCGAAATGATTGTTTTCGCTTTTTTTCTCAAAATTTGAACGAGAAATCTTGCAGAGAAGACGATCTATTTATACGATCCTTTTATTGAGATTGAGTTTCAATTTCAATCAGCCAGCCAGCAAAAAGTGGCACTTCTCCATTTGTAGCCAGCCAGCCAGTTTGAATCGGGCACTGAATTGGATCATTTCCAGTTCTAATTTCATTATTCTGGTAATTCCTACAACTCAGGAGAAACTATGTTACCCCGCCATCGCACTAAACGCGCATTCACTCTCATTGAATTACTTGTCGTCATTGCCATCATCGCAATTTTGATCGCTTTATTACTTCCGGCTGTCCAACAGGCCCGTGAAGCAGCCCGCCGCTCTTCCTGCAAGAATAATATGAAGCAAATTGGCCTGGCAATGCATAACTACCATGATGTGCATACCTCACTTCCCATGGGTGGAAATAATCAATTATTTAGCCCTTTTACAGCAATCCTACCCTACCTGGATCAGACCAATTTACAAAACTTGTATGATTTCGATCTCTACTATACGGATCCAGCAAATTTAGATGCACTCAATCGAACCATTACCGTTTACCTCTGCCCTACAATGGTGCTTCCTCGAGCAGTCCCTTTTTTATCCTGTGCAGAACGAGGCGGACCGACCAGTTATGGTGCATCGACAGGAATTCATGATGGACGATCTGGTAACCCAGATGGCATGTTCCCTGGACAAAATCATGCGTCTGTAAAGCCCACGCTTTTTCGAGATGTCACAGATGGATTGTCAAATACGATCATGTGCGGTGAATTTAATTACCGCCTTGAAGACTACTTATGGTCAAGCCATTCTTCATCATGCCCAGGTGACCCTGCAGTTCAAGGCACACCACGTTGGGGAAGTCATCGATGGGGGGGAAGTTATCCTGGAGTTGCCTTAGGACACACAGGTGGTGACTTTAATGTCAATCTTAGTGCGAATCGTTCCACCTGGAGGAGTGACCATATCGGTGGTGCTCACTTCCTGTTAGGAGATGGCGCAGTTCGCTTTGTGAGTGAAAATATTGATGCCGGTACCCTGGATGCGCTTGCTACTAAATCTGGAGGTGAAGTCATCGGTGAATTTTAATGATCTTTCCACAACACTAGTAAACTCTATTATCTAGAATGGTCTGCGGAAGTACTTATATTCTTGCTGAAAGATAAAAAGTACCTCTGCGAAAGCCATGTGAGGATTTTTGAAATGACCCTTATTTTCAAACTATCAATGAAACAAATATTCGCAAACTATATCACCAGACAAATTTTTGTAATCGGATTGCTTTTGTTGAATTGTCTCGGTTGCAGCGGAACAAAAGAAGATCCTCGCGGCGAACGTGTCAGCGTTTCAGGACTTGTCTATTACGATGAAGACCCCTTAACGAGTGCTCGAATTCTCTTTATTTCGGAAACACCTGAAGGAAAAATCAAATCTGCCGGGATCGTAAGTGAAGGCATTTTTCAAATTCCCCAAAAAGGTGGACCTGTAGTCGGTAAAGCTCGAGTGGAAATCTATCCAACCATTCCCGAGATGGAGGAATTTATTGAAATTCAGGAAAAAGCAAAAAAACAAGGCAAGCCATTTAGAGACCCGGCAAGCATAGAAATTCCTGCTACTTATAACAAAAACTCAAAACTGACGGCCATGATCACAAAAGACGGGAAAAACACATTCGAATTTAAGATCGAATCCAAATAGATGCAACATAATTTGTTCATTCACCGCGCGGAGAATTTTCATGAGATTAAAATCATTTTTGCATAGAGAACTGAAACAGTGGAGCTTAGCCGGGCTCATTGTGTTACTGGCATTGTCAGCGACACTACAATGGACACCGGCTGAAGTTGAATCTCAACTGGTTTCAAAACCGAATAAAGCAGAGGCGACAAAGCTCTATCAAAAAGCCAGAGAAGCTCGCGCCGTCTGGCGTGATTTCCCAGGATTCAGTGCCGATGTGACTGTGCTTTATAACGGTAAAAAGACACAGGGAAAACTGACAGCCGATCAAGATTTCCAAGTCAAACTCACTCTGGAGGATGATCAACTACTGGAATGGAGTCTGCCGAAACTGAAATCCGTCATCGGCCATCGCAAGTACCGCCTGCAGAAACCGATCCCCGCCACTTTTGCGGATGATCAAATAGATCATCCACTCGGCCGCTTAGTGAATATCGATGGTAAGCACGTTTCCTTTCGCTTAAATGACGATGTCATGACCGAAGTCCATCGGCGTTCCCCAAAATCATGGTTCACAATTTCCACACTCGATGTCTGGCGCACTAAAGAGGGCTCGGTTCTGCCTCGCGATACTTCAGTGACTTATCGTAACCCTAAGACCGGTGCGATTACGTCCAATCGCAGTAATACCTTTGCTTTTATAAGAATAGGTCATTTTGATTTGCCGGAAACAATGTTGACTGTGGAATGCAGTGAGAACTTTGATAGAAACGTCGGTTCGATCAAGCTGTCAAACCATCGTTTACTCACTCCCACGTCAATCTCGCAAACAAAGTAAATTCAGTTCAACCATAAACCTTAAAACAAGAGTATGATTATGAGACCATTTCAATGGATGACTACAGTCGCCTGTCTGTTGGCGTTATTCGTATCCAATCAGGCCGAGGCACACTTCCTCTGGCTCTTACCGCAAGCGGAAGGCAAAAATAATGCCGCCAAAGTACAGCTCTATTTCGGTGAGGCCGCCGAGCCAGATGATCCCGACTTACTGAAACGGCTCACCAAAATCAAAGTCTGGGAAAAAAGCCCCAATGGCAAACTGCAAACCTATTCCCTGACCGAAGGTGATGATTCCCTATTCATTACTCCTAATCCCAAAGGAGCGGGGAAAGCAGCCTATGGCCTGGATCATATCTATGGCGTCATTTCTCGTGGCGATAGTCAATTCCTCTTGAAGTACTACGCCAAAGCTTTTCCACAAAAAAGCCAGGGAGTCTGGAATAAAATTTCCTGCTCAAAGGAATTACCGTTGGAAATTGTACCGGTCTTAAAAGGAGAAGAAGTCACACTTCAAGTCAACTGGAACGGCAAACCACTGGCAGATGCCGAACTCAAAATCATTGGTCCCAAAACCAGCAGTGAATCTGTTACAGCAGCCACTAACGCTGAGGGCCAATTTCAGACCAAGCTCTCCAACGGTATCTACTCGATCAGAGCAAAACATACTGAACAGAAAAAAGGCGAGCATAACGGTGACAAGTACGATAGTGTCAGGCACTACTCCACACTGACACTACCATATGTTTCGCTGTCAAAGAGCAACAAAACGGCTGCCACAAAATCGACGCCTGCTGAGAAGAGCAAGTTTCCTCAGCTTCCCGATGCCATTTCAAGTTTCGGAGCAGCCGTCAGTGGTGACTATCTTTATGTCTATAGTGGCCACATCGGACGCGCCCATCAACATAGTGCAGAAAATCTTTCACAAAAATTCCAACGTCTGAACCTCAAACACCCCAAAGGATGGGAATCACTGCCTTTGAAAACCCCTCTGCAAGGTTTAGCGATGGCGCCACATGGCGACAGTGTTTATCGCGTCGGAGGCCTCTCTGTCACAAACAAGAAAAAAGAAGAGTCCAAGATGAACTCTCTTCCCACTGTCGAACGCTATTCGCCAGAAAAGAAAACCTGGGAAACAATTCCATCAATGCCTACAGGCCGATCTTCCCATGATTCTGTATTTTTAGGAGATCACTTGTATGTCGTCGGTGGTTGGACTATGCAGAATGGCATCGATTCGATCTGGCAGGAAGATATGGTAGTGCTTGATGCTTCAGCAGAGAATCCACAGTGGAAAGCCATCAAACAACCATTCCAGAGACGTGCCCTGTCTGCAGCCGCACATCAGGGAAAGATTTACGTCATGGGGGGAATCGACTCTGGTGGAGATATCAGTCATGAAGTCGACATTTACTCTCCTGAAACCGGTAATTGGTCCAAAGGACCGGAAATTCCAGGTAGTACGATGAATGGATTCGGGACGACTGCCTGGAGTATCGATGAAAATCTCTATGTCAGTGTTATGGACGGTGGAGTCTATCAGCTCGATCAGAAAAATCAGAAATGGAAAAAAGTAAGTTCTCTTGCCACTCCCCGGTTTTTCCACCGCTTGCTCCCCGATGGCAACGGCGGCTTAATCGCCATCGGTGGTGCTTCCCGTAAAGGACATCTCAAATCGATTGAGCAAGTCAAATTGAATTAAGTGTGAATTTCCGCTTGAAGAGACAAGAGTTCTACTTAGGAGACGCCCCATTTCCAGGAGCTCTTGTCTCTCCTCGTTTTCGGATCAACAATGAAACTCTTTTCTCTGAGTGAATGAGCCATGGACGCACAAAAAACATTGCAAAAAGCAATCTCTCTTTTTAAACAGAGTTTACACTATCAATCACTGGAAGAGCTGACTCAACTGTTGAAAGTCAATCCCGAATATGGCAAAGCCTGGGAATTGAAGGGTTTGATTGAGGACGCAATACACTGGCATAAATCATCAATCAACTCGCTTGAAGCTGCCACAACATTAATTCCGATTTCTGCCTCAGGCCAGTATGTACTGGCTAAAAATTATCGGGAAACGGGAAAGCATTCACTGGCAAGGTCGGTTTTTTCAATCTTATTACAAAGAAAAGATATCCCAGAAACTTTATTATCGGCAATCTCTTCATATCTGGGACAATATCCTGACCTGACTCACTTGGCATTGGAAGCATGCAGAAAAGCTGTTGAGCTCGATCCGGAGTGTGCAGAGTCGTGGTTTGGGGTTGCTTATTTTATGGGGAAAATGGGCTATCCCAGAGAACATGTCGCTAACGTGCTCCGAAAGGTCATCGATATTGATCCTGAGCAGCGACACTATCGGATTGCTCTGGGTAACTTGTTAGAACAAATAGGACAAAGTGAAGAAGCTTATCTTGTAGTCAAAGCAATTCAGAAATCGGTGCTTAACGAAATTCATTGTGCTGATTGTCTGCAAAAACTAATCCGCATATTTTCCTTGGCAGGAGATGACTCTCGTCATGAAATTTGTCTTAAAAAACTCAATTCACTTCAGTCCGTCCAAGAACACTCATCGTCCAAACTAAACGTCGACCGATTTTCGAGCTTCCTGAAAAAATAGGAACGTTTTCTCCGTTTTTTAGATCGTTGTTCTATCAACAATTAGAATTGCATACATTACATATTGGCCATTCGCATTCAACATCGAATGAAGGAATTGAATCGTGTTTAACACTAATCTGAAGCTCGTACTGACTCTTTTTTTTGGTCTGCTCAGTTCACAATTAGAGAGTGCTGAAAACTGGTCTGGTTTCCGTGGTAACGGATCCAATATCTCTAAAGCAAGCAAGCTACCATTAAAATGGTCACCCCAAAAAGGCATACGCTGGAAACAGACAATCCCCGGTTACGGACAATCTTCACCTGTCATTTGGGGAAACCAAGTTTATGTAACTTCGATTGAAGGTCCCCAGCAGGAAACATGCCTGGTGCATGCTTTCGATATTTCTAACGGAAGCCCCATTTGGTCGAAAGAGTTCAACGCCAGCCAAACTAAAAAATCGTCTTCGATGGTTTCTCGTGCTGCCCCGACACCCGTCATAGATGAAAAGAGAGTTTATACCTTCTTTGAAAGTGGAGATGTTGTGGCTTACGCACATTCGGGTTCGGAACTTTGGCGTCGTTCTTTAGTGAAAGACTACGGCAAATTCATCAGTAATCATGGCATTGGCAATTCTCTCGCACAGACAAAGAACCATGTCATCGTACTGACTGCACATGATGGACCTTCTTATTTACTGGCGCTAGACAAGAAGACGGGCGAAACGGTTTGGAAAACAGATCGAGAATCGGGCGTCGCCTGGACTTCACCAGTGATTGCAGATCGTCAAGGAACCCCGGAAGTGATCGTCAGTTCTCGGGGAACTGTAAAAGGCTATCACGGAAACACAGGAAAATTAATGTGGACTCATTCTGGCCTCAGTGGAAACACCATTCCTTCTGCATCAGTCTTTGGCAATTATATTTTAATTGGCGCTGCAATGAGCCGCAGAAATCCGAATGCAGAAAAAGCGAGTGCTTCGAACTGCTGTTTGAAACTTGTCACGGTCGATGGAATACCGGGGTACAAAGTTCTCTGGAAAGCCAAAAAAGCGGTCTCTTATTATTGTACTCCTTTGGCGTATGAAGGCTGTGCTTACTTCGTCAATAAAGTGGGCGTCGTATACTGTCTCGATTTGGAATCTGGCGAGCAACACTATGCACAACGACTCGCTGGTCCCTGCTGGAGTTCACCTCTCGGAGCCGGGGATTACATCTATTTTTTCACGAAAAAAGGACTGACTGATGTAATCCAGAAAGGCCCCGAATTTGACATTCTTGCATCAAACGCGATTTTCTCTAATCCCGATGAAAAATCGTCTCCTGCAAAAGAGAAAACAAATTCAGAAAAACCCCGATCAGGGGGTTATCCTCAATTAGGGCCCACTGTTTATGGAACTGCAGCTGTTGACCAAACTATTCTTATTCGGACTGGAACTGAATTGTATTGCATTGGTCAGTAGTAATTTAAAGTCTAAAAGGGTGTAAATGAACCTGTTCTTTTATGTCAATTCATAAACTGATTGCTCACATTAGATCACAAAACTGGTTAATACATTCTGTCAGTACATAGACAATTGCAAAAACAGAGACTATTTTGCATCTAGAGATGTTACAAAAGACTCTGTTAACTGACTCCGATGTGTGCCATGAACAAGATTACTGTCAGACAGGCCGTTCTAACCGATATTGATGAACTTGTACCTTTATTTGACAGTTACCGCCAGTTTTATGGACGCTCAAGTGATCTTGGAGCTGTAAGTAAATTTCTCTCTGCACGTTTCAATCATGGAGAGTCCGTATTATTCAGCGCCTTTGATGCTGATACACCGGTTGGTTTCACTCAGCTCTACCCAAGTTTTTCCTCGGTTTCACTGGCCAGAATATTTATTCTCAACGATCTCTTCGTCACGACTGAAGGACGTCGAAAAGGAGTTGGTACCCGGCTGCTATCAGCAGCCGTTGATTATGCCAAATCCTTAAATGCAGTTCGTCTCACATTGTCTACAGAGATAACCAACAAGTCTGCTCAAGCTCTATACCAGTCGGCTGGCTGGAAGCAAGACGATCAGTTCTATGTTTACCACTTTGCTTTGTAGAGATTGAACAATCAATCATAATTGGCAATCAAGAAACCAACTTCGTTTTCTTACTGTTTTCGAAGGGCCTGATTAATTGCTCCTATTCTTGAATCATGATTATTTAGTTCCAAGAAATCAGATTCTCGTACGAATATCAAATAGAAATGTGATTGACACATTAATTTGATCGATCAGGAGAAACAATGAAGGGCTACTTTCAATTTCTTTTAACAGGTCTCGTATTAGGTCTCTTCACTGAAGCCGAATTGAAATTGGTCGCTGGAGTCAATCCTCCCGCATTCAAGATAGCACTTTTTGCCTATCCAGTAATTATGACGATATCGTATGCTGGAAGTAAACTGGTTGACCACTTCATTTCTTCAAAGTGGAGAGGGGATATTCTGCACTATATCGCCGCTGGTTTTTTCGGATTGATGGTTGAATGGACTCTATTGGGAAATGGTCCAGGAAGTAATGCACTTCAAATCGGCATGTTCGCGATGTGGACCACATTTTGTTTTGGTCCACGAATCTTGACTCGAAACTCTCCGGTAATCGAAAAGGGCCGTAGAAAATTTGGGAGTGCGTTCCTCATAACAGCCATTCTTTTAACAACGTTTATCTTACTAACCCCTAGTCCCAAGGCAAAAATCGTGATTACTGTATTAGGTTTGAGCGGAACCTATCTTATCTGGTCTCTCTGGTTATTGATTCTTGGCTGGCAAAGCACTCGCTCTAAGCAGTTCCCGAACATTATAATCCAGTAAACTTACTTAGATTTTCTAATCAACAACACCTATTTTGAGATCATTGCAAACAATGCTTGAAGTTGGATTTTCCACCTCGTTATCATTGTTGTTAACTTACCTTACCTATGTGATAAAGCAATCAATTCCGAGCATTACTATATTACATCTGTAAAGTTGAATTTCAGACATATTGAGTACTCATCAGGGGATATTAGGCCATGAGTTTTGTTGCTATTTCAAAAGTAAAATATCCTGATTCACTGAAAGAAGAAATTCACAATATCGGATTACAGATGGTCCCGATTGCCAAACAGCAGCCCGGTTTCATTTCCATTCGATTTCACCAAGCTCATGAATCAAATGTAACAATGATGTATTGGGAATGGGAATCTAAATCGAATCATGATTCATGCATGGCAAGTGACGCCTGGGCAGATATCATGGAACAGTCAAAACCCGTATTTGAAGCTGAAGGCACCAAGTTTTCAATTGAAACCTATGAACGTCTGGCTTAAAAAATCGTCACGAGGTACGTCTTTTCCTTCATTCTTTGCATCTTTAGCCGTCATTAAATGAATGAGAAATACATTTTAACAAGGGCAGGGTAGATCATTACTCTTTATGAATTCCAAATCAAATCTATCCCATGTTGCCACGGTATCAGAACACACAAAGGGATCTCAGCAGAACCATGACACAAAATCGACCGCTCACTGATCTAAAAAATATAGGAAAGAAACTTGCTGAACGTCTTAATGAAATCGGGATTTCTTCTGAGGCGGAGCTACGAAAAGTGGGTGCAATACAAGCACACAAAAAGCTCAAAGCAAAGTATCCTAATGAAACTCTACCTGTCTGTTATTACTTGTACTCATTTGAGGGAGCACTTCATGATCAACACTGGAATGATCTGAGTGTAAAAAGAAAACAGAAACTGAAAGAAAGTATCAGCTGAAAATCATTTTACCAGGTGTCATAGCAGCCACTTCGTTTGCTTTCG
This window encodes:
- a CDS encoding outer membrane protein assembly factor BamB family protein — its product is MFNTNLKLVLTLFFGLLSSQLESAENWSGFRGNGSNISKASKLPLKWSPQKGIRWKQTIPGYGQSSPVIWGNQVYVTSIEGPQQETCLVHAFDISNGSPIWSKEFNASQTKKSSSMVSRAAPTPVIDEKRVYTFFESGDVVAYAHSGSELWRRSLVKDYGKFISNHGIGNSLAQTKNHVIVLTAHDGPSYLLALDKKTGETVWKTDRESGVAWTSPVIADRQGTPEVIVSSRGTVKGYHGNTGKLMWTHSGLSGNTIPSASVFGNYILIGAAMSRRNPNAEKASASNCCLKLVTVDGIPGYKVLWKAKKAVSYYCTPLAYEGCAYFVNKVGVVYCLDLESGEQHYAQRLAGPCWSSPLGAGDYIYFFTKKGLTDVIQKGPEFDILASNAIFSNPDEKSSPAKEKTNSEKPRSGGYPQLGPTVYGTAAVDQTILIRTGTELYCIGQ
- a CDS encoding DUF1559 domain-containing protein encodes the protein MLPRHRTKRAFTLIELLVVIAIIAILIALLLPAVQQAREAARRSSCKNNMKQIGLAMHNYHDVHTSLPMGGNNQLFSPFTAILPYLDQTNLQNLYDFDLYYTDPANLDALNRTITVYLCPTMVLPRAVPFLSCAERGGPTSYGASTGIHDGRSGNPDGMFPGQNHASVKPTLFRDVTDGLSNTIMCGEFNYRLEDYLWSSHSSSCPGDPAVQGTPRWGSHRWGGSYPGVALGHTGGDFNVNLSANRSTWRSDHIGGAHFLLGDGAVRFVSENIDAGTLDALATKSGGEVIGEF
- a CDS encoding antibiotic biosynthesis monooxygenase family protein is translated as MSFVAISKVKYPDSLKEEIHNIGLQMVPIAKQQPGFISIRFHQAHESNVTMMYWEWESKSNHDSCMASDAWADIMEQSKPVFEAEGTKFSIETYERLA
- a CDS encoding GNAT family N-acetyltransferase codes for the protein MNKITVRQAVLTDIDELVPLFDSYRQFYGRSSDLGAVSKFLSARFNHGESVLFSAFDADTPVGFTQLYPSFSSVSLARIFILNDLFVTTEGRRKGVGTRLLSAAVDYAKSLNAVRLTLSTEITNKSAQALYQSAGWKQDDQFYVYHFAL
- a CDS encoding tetratricopeptide repeat protein codes for the protein MDAQKTLQKAISLFKQSLHYQSLEELTQLLKVNPEYGKAWELKGLIEDAIHWHKSSINSLEAATTLIPISASGQYVLAKNYRETGKHSLARSVFSILLQRKDIPETLLSAISSYLGQYPDLTHLALEACRKAVELDPECAESWFGVAYFMGKMGYPREHVANVLRKVIDIDPEQRHYRIALGNLLEQIGQSEEAYLVVKAIQKSVLNEIHCADCLQKLIRIFSLAGDDSRHEICLKKLNSLQSVQEHSSSKLNVDRFSSFLKK
- a CDS encoding TfoX/Sxy family protein, with amino-acid sequence MTQNRPLTDLKNIGKKLAERLNEIGISSEAELRKVGAIQAHKKLKAKYPNETLPVCYYLYSFEGALHDQHWNDLSVKRKQKLKESIS
- the recQ gene encoding DNA helicase RecQ; amino-acid sequence: MAKTGMEDALLDIIHEYWGYTEFRPLQQEAMTAVLEGRDSLVVLPTGGGKSLCYQAPALCMDGMAVVVSPLISLMKDQVDALRVCGISAAYLNSSLEQEESRHALREVRAGNIKLLYVAPERLMLEGMLSMLAEIKLAFIVIDEAHCVSMWGHDFRPHYRELQELKSIFPECGIHAYTATATEQVRSDIAMQLGLNSPELLVGSFDRPNLTYSVARRADRLAQVCEVLDRHPNESGVIYCISRADVESLSESLNNAGYESRPYHAGLPDEERAANQEAFIQDRVDIIVATIAFGMGIDKPNVRYVIHAGLPKSLENYQQESGRAGRDGLEAECVLFYSEQDTVIWKLILEDQPDESKATAFQSLQAMQNYCHAFDCRHRYLMQHFGQDLEQDCETGCDLCRGDFQKVDDSVEIGQKILSSIFRQDQNYGAAYTAAVLKGSKDKKVLANNHDQLSTYGLLKNESLSTIRNWLSQLVSQKFITKTAEYQQLRITDSGWQLLRGESTLQLMRPAQASKSEKTKRSKSQLADANWEGVDKSLFEKLRQLRKQIASEKGVQPYMVFGDTTLRELARDKPKTIAEFLEIWGVGQKKCDDFGQQFLECISK
- a CDS encoding DUF3386 family protein, coding for MRLKSFLHRELKQWSLAGLIVLLALSATLQWTPAEVESQLVSKPNKAEATKLYQKAREARAVWRDFPGFSADVTVLYNGKKTQGKLTADQDFQVKLTLEDDQLLEWSLPKLKSVIGHRKYRLQKPIPATFADDQIDHPLGRLVNIDGKHVSFRLNDDVMTEVHRRSPKSWFTISTLDVWRTKEGSVLPRDTSVTYRNPKTGAITSNRSNTFAFIRIGHFDLPETMLTVECSENFDRNVGSIKLSNHRLLTPTSISQTK
- a CDS encoding Kelch repeat-containing protein; this translates as MRPFQWMTTVACLLALFVSNQAEAHFLWLLPQAEGKNNAAKVQLYFGEAAEPDDPDLLKRLTKIKVWEKSPNGKLQTYSLTEGDDSLFITPNPKGAGKAAYGLDHIYGVISRGDSQFLLKYYAKAFPQKSQGVWNKISCSKELPLEIVPVLKGEEVTLQVNWNGKPLADAELKIIGPKTSSESVTAATNAEGQFQTKLSNGIYSIRAKHTEQKKGEHNGDKYDSVRHYSTLTLPYVSLSKSNKTAATKSTPAEKSKFPQLPDAISSFGAAVSGDYLYVYSGHIGRAHQHSAENLSQKFQRLNLKHPKGWESLPLKTPLQGLAMAPHGDSVYRVGGLSVTNKKKEESKMNSLPTVERYSPEKKTWETIPSMPTGRSSHDSVFLGDHLYVVGGWTMQNGIDSIWQEDMVVLDASAENPQWKAIKQPFQRRALSAAAHQGKIYVMGGIDSGGDISHEVDIYSPETGNWSKGPEIPGSTMNGFGTTAWSIDENLYVSVMDGGVYQLDQKNQKWKKVSSLATPRFFHRLLPDGNGGLIAIGGASRKGHLKSIEQVKLN